One genomic region from Chloroflexota bacterium encodes:
- a CDS encoding methylmalonyl-CoA mutase encodes MTTPRKTKQQWREKSYEPSIKKVPERQKSFKSNSNYDVDVLYTPEDAKDVDYDRDLGYPGEYPYTRGVQPNMYRGRLWTMRQYAGFASAEESNQRYRYLLAQGQTGLSVAFDLPTQTGYDSDHEMARGEVGKVGVPVCSLADMEVLFKEIPLDKVTTSMTINATAPILLALYIAVAKKQGVAGDKLGGTIQNDILKEYIARGTYIFPSKPSLRLITDVFNYCSDHVPQWNTISISGYHMREAGATAAQEIAFTLSNAIGYVNAALEAGLQIDDFAPRLSFFFVSQNNFFEEVAKFRAARRMWAKIMRERFKAQNAKSWQLRFHTQTAGVSLTAQQVENNIVRTTVQALAAVLGGTQSLHTNSMDEALALPTDKAVTIALRTQQILAHENAVADTVDPMAGSYYVEHLTNVLEEKANAYLKTIEDMGGSLAAIERGFIQREIQEAAYQYQRQVEKGEATIVGVNKFTNEKAETHSIMRIDESSAKRQLARLSDLKKKRDPQSVKRSLKRVEEVAHSKDNTMPVIIEAVESYVTLGEICDTLRKQWGTYKEAIVF; translated from the coding sequence ATGACCACTCCCCGCAAGACCAAACAGCAGTGGCGCGAAAAGTCCTACGAGCCATCCATCAAGAAGGTCCCCGAGCGCCAGAAGAGCTTCAAGAGCAACTCCAACTACGATGTGGACGTCCTCTACACCCCTGAGGACGCGAAGGACGTTGATTACGATCGCGACCTGGGCTACCCGGGCGAATATCCCTATACCCGAGGCGTCCAGCCCAACATGTACCGCGGCCGCCTCTGGACCATGCGCCAGTACGCCGGTTTCGCCTCCGCGGAAGAGTCCAACCAGCGCTACCGCTATCTCCTCGCCCAGGGGCAAACGGGCCTCAGCGTCGCCTTTGACCTGCCCACGCAGACGGGGTACGACTCAGACCACGAGATGGCGCGCGGCGAGGTCGGCAAGGTCGGCGTTCCCGTCTGCAGCCTCGCTGATATGGAGGTCCTGTTCAAGGAGATCCCCCTCGATAAGGTCACCACCTCCATGACCATCAATGCCACCGCGCCCATCCTGCTGGCCCTCTATATCGCCGTGGCGAAGAAACAGGGCGTCGCCGGCGATAAGCTCGGCGGGACGATCCAGAACGATATCCTCAAGGAATACATCGCCCGCGGCACCTACATCTTTCCCTCCAAGCCCTCCCTGCGCCTTATCACGGACGTCTTCAACTACTGCAGCGACCACGTTCCCCAGTGGAACACCATCAGCATCAGCGGCTATCACATGCGCGAAGCCGGCGCGACCGCCGCACAGGAGATCGCCTTCACCCTCTCCAACGCCATCGGCTATGTGAACGCCGCCCTGGAGGCGGGCCTCCAGATAGACGATTTCGCGCCGCGCCTCTCCTTTTTCTTCGTCTCCCAGAACAACTTCTTTGAAGAGGTCGCCAAGTTCCGGGCGGCGCGCCGCATGTGGGCCAAGATCATGCGCGAGCGCTTCAAGGCCCAGAACGCCAAGTCTTGGCAGCTGCGCTTCCACACCCAGACGGCGGGCGTCTCCCTCACGGCCCAGCAAGTGGAGAACAATATCGTCCGCACCACCGTCCAGGCCCTGGCGGCAGTCCTTGGCGGCACCCAATCGCTCCACACCAACTCCATGGATGAGGCCCTGGCCCTGCCCACGGACAAGGCCGTCACCATCGCCCTCCGCACGCAGCAGATCCTGGCCCACGAAAATGCCGTCGCCGATACCGTGGACCCCATGGCCGGCTCCTACTACGTGGAGCATCTCACCAATGTCCTTGAGGAGAAGGCCAACGCCTACCTCAAGACCATCGAGGACATGGGCGGCTCCCTTGCGGCCATCGAGCGCGGCTTCATCCAGCGCGAGATCCAAGAGGCCGCCTATCAGTACCAGCGCCAGGTGGAAAAGGGCGAGGCCACCATCGTGGGCGTCAACAAGTTCACCAATGAAAAGGCCGAGACCCACAGCATCATGCGCATTGACGAGTCCTCCGCCAAGCGCCAGCTCGCGCGCCTCTCCGACCTGAAGAAGAAGCGCGACCCCCAGTCCGTCAAGCGCTCCCTCAAGCGCGTGGAAGAGGTGGCCCACAGCAAGGACAACACCATGCCCGTCATCATTGAGGCCGTGGAGAGCTACGTAACCCTCGGCGAGATCTGCGATACCCTTCGCAAGCAGTGGGGCACCTATAAAGAGGCCATCGTCTTCTAG